A single window of Sandaracinaceae bacterium DNA harbors:
- a CDS encoding MopE-related protein, translating into MDRLAFCTALALLTGCSVIVDGQLADKGGDGACEDAADGTPCGSDLICVDGECDDSACGDGYLDEAAGEACDDGNDIDFDGCDVDCELTCVEDAECDDGSACNGAETCAEGNVCAAGAPPGDGAACTLEGGAMGLCRADECVDPGCGNGVIDGTEPCDDGNEVDGDGCDVDCTFSCEADEECSDGSVCTGEESCDLASHTCVAGMPLECDDGDDCTRNECDMVEGCTFPLDDGDGDGAAPTSLGTCGTDCDDTDPEVYQGAEELCDGKDNNCNGDIDETAPTWYADCDDDGYAANTDGARTQCGEPPASGGCLGWTNVRPVDLTNTDCHDGNRDVRPNQTTYFSTRYTTTSGGQSWDYNCDGLDSRRYGCVSSSAECDSRTCTSSSAGFEDCGFFSPACGTSGDFSSCGLVVCLPPCTGGGCRRQSSTRTQPCR; encoded by the coding sequence ATGGACCGACTTGCCTTCTGCACCGCGCTCGCGCTCCTCACCGGCTGCTCCGTCATCGTGGACGGCCAGCTCGCAGACAAGGGCGGCGACGGCGCCTGTGAGGACGCCGCCGACGGTACGCCGTGCGGCAGCGACCTGATCTGCGTCGACGGAGAGTGCGACGACAGCGCCTGCGGCGACGGCTACCTCGACGAAGCGGCGGGGGAGGCGTGCGACGACGGCAACGACATCGACTTCGACGGCTGCGATGTCGACTGCGAGCTGACGTGCGTGGAGGACGCGGAGTGTGACGACGGCTCCGCCTGCAACGGCGCCGAGACCTGCGCGGAGGGGAACGTCTGCGCGGCCGGCGCGCCTCCCGGCGACGGCGCCGCCTGCACGCTCGAGGGCGGCGCGATGGGGCTCTGTCGCGCGGACGAGTGCGTGGACCCGGGCTGCGGCAACGGCGTGATCGACGGCACGGAGCCGTGTGACGACGGCAACGAGGTCGACGGCGACGGCTGCGACGTGGACTGCACGTTCTCGTGCGAGGCCGACGAGGAGTGCAGCGACGGGAGCGTCTGCACGGGCGAGGAGAGCTGCGATCTGGCGAGCCACACCTGCGTGGCGGGCATGCCGCTCGAGTGCGACGACGGCGACGACTGCACGCGCAACGAGTGTGACATGGTCGAGGGCTGCACCTTCCCGCTCGACGACGGCGACGGAGACGGCGCGGCGCCCACCTCGCTGGGCACCTGCGGCACCGACTGCGACGACACCGACCCCGAGGTCTACCAGGGCGCGGAGGAGCTCTGCGACGGCAAGGACAACAACTGCAACGGCGACATCGACGAGACGGCGCCCACCTGGTACGCCGACTGCGACGACGACGGCTACGCGGCGAACACCGACGGCGCGCGCACCCAGTGCGGTGAGCCGCCCGCCAGCGGCGGCTGCCTCGGCTGGACCAACGTGCGGCCGGTGGACCTGACGAACACGGACTGCCACGACGGCAATCGCGACGTCCGCCCCAACCAGACGACCTACTTCTCGACCCGCTACACGACGACGAGCGGCGGCCAGTCGTGGGACTACAACTGCGACGGCCTGGACTCGCGCCGCTACGGATGCGTGTCGAGCAGCGCGGAGTGCGACTCGCGCACGTGCACCAGCAGCTCTGCGGGCTTCGAGGACTGCGGCTTCTTCTCGCCGGCGTGCGGGACGTCGGGTGACTTCTCGAGCTGTGGCCTGGTGGTGTGCCTCCCGCCCTGCACCGGCGGCGGCTGCCGTCGTCAGAGCTCCACGCGCACCCAGCCCTGCCGCTGA